The Bernardetia litoralis DSM 6794 genome includes a window with the following:
- a CDS encoding OmpH family outer membrane protein, whose product MMKISLKKNITFVFSTLFFVGIMALSTLNTVSAQRFGYIDSQKILERLPEYSQANTELEEMTKQWKAELAKKAQEILDNRTKLEAERVLLTEEMYAEKQKEIQQQESDLITYRESIFGANGMLFKKRRELIRPIQDKIMEAVRIVSLQKKLHFMFDKASDLHMLFYDETYNFTDFVLEELGIQDPNISIDKKG is encoded by the coding sequence ATGATGAAAATATCGCTTAAAAAAAATATTACTTTTGTTTTTTCTACTTTATTTTTTGTAGGAATAATGGCATTAAGTACCTTGAATACTGTTTCTGCACAGCGTTTTGGTTATATTGATTCTCAAAAAATATTGGAGCGTTTGCCCGAATATTCACAAGCCAATACAGAGCTTGAAGAAATGACCAAACAGTGGAAAGCAGAGTTAGCCAAAAAAGCCCAAGAAATTTTGGATAATCGTACAAAACTAGAAGCTGAAAGAGTCCTTCTAACAGAAGAAATGTACGCTGAGAAACAGAAAGAAATTCAACAACAAGAAAGTGATTTGATTACGTACCGAGAAAGTATTTTTGGTGCTAATGGAATGCTTTTTAAGAAAAGACGTGAACTGATTCGCCCAATTCAAGATAAAATAATGGAAGCTGTTAGGATTGTATCCTTACAAAAGAAACTTCATTTTATGTTTGATAAAGCAAGTGATTTGCATATGCTTTTTTATGACGAAACTTATAATTTTACTGATTTTGTCTTGGAAGAATTAGGAATACAAGACCCTAATATTTCTATTGATAAAAAAGGATAA
- a CDS encoding OmpH family outer membrane protein, which produces MRKIILSLSLLFAFVLFQNNQATAQNLKIGYVQVDSVASMMPAYKAASSELEGLQKVIQKNLQGESQKFQARQSELQQTAKTQAQQEQAQQELQALYAALQEKEKQAEERFNKKQNDLLFPIYEEIREAIKVVGSENNFVLILNELDGTNSSYILYSAEGTDVTDLVIKKLGL; this is translated from the coding sequence ATGAGAAAGATAATTTTATCTCTAAGCCTATTATTTGCCTTTGTATTATTTCAAAATAATCAAGCAACAGCTCAGAACCTTAAAATTGGTTACGTACAAGTGGATTCGGTAGCTAGTATGATGCCTGCATACAAAGCTGCTAGTTCAGAATTAGAAGGACTACAAAAAGTAATTCAGAAAAATCTACAAGGAGAAAGTCAAAAATTTCAAGCTAGACAATCAGAATTACAACAAACAGCAAAAACACAAGCGCAACAAGAGCAAGCACAACAAGAACTTCAAGCCTTATATGCTGCACTTCAAGAAAAAGAAAAACAAGCTGAAGAGCGTTTTAATAAAAAACAAAATGATTTGCTTTTTCCTATTTATGAAGAAATTCGTGAAGCTATCAAAGTAGTAGGAAGTGAAAATAACTTTGTTCTTATCTTGAATGAATTAGATGGAACAAACTCTTCTTATATTTTATATTCAGCAGAAGGAACAGATGTTACCGATTTGGTTATCAAAAAATTAGGTCTTTAA
- a CDS encoding GNAT family N-acetyltransferase codes for MIEYLNWDSDFFGYKIGKIKISKPTDFTTISQLITNQKDYKLIYLVVDEEFHTLQLENKLEAAKIELVDSKTVFTQKIFSQEINEDYFKNIQLYLSTVTNQKLIDLSLQSGIYSRFLIDKNFINDEYKKLYTAWIENSVNGKIADRVIVAYKESQIIGLLTLSFKNDFSDIGILAVDSNHRGQKIGEKLIKKAIFETKKQSINQIKVITQKHNIRACNFYKKQDFKIEKLEYIYHIWS; via the coding sequence ATGATAGAATATCTAAATTGGGATTCAGATTTTTTTGGATATAAAATAGGAAAAATAAAGATAAGCAAACCAACTGATTTTACTACTATATCTCAATTAATAACAAATCAAAAAGATTATAAATTGATTTACTTGGTTGTAGATGAAGAATTTCACACTTTACAATTAGAAAATAAATTAGAAGCTGCAAAAATAGAATTAGTTGATTCAAAAACAGTTTTTACACAAAAAATATTTTCTCAAGAGATTAATGAGGATTATTTCAAAAATATACAATTATATTTATCTACTGTAACAAATCAAAAATTAATTGATTTGTCATTACAAAGTGGTATTTATTCTCGCTTTTTGATAGATAAAAATTTTATTAATGATGAGTATAAAAAACTTTATACTGCTTGGATAGAAAACTCTGTAAATGGAAAAATAGCTGATAGAGTAATTGTAGCTTATAAAGAATCTCAAATAATAGGTTTACTTACACTATCTTTCAAAAATGATTTTTCAGACATAGGAATATTAGCTGTAGATTCAAATCATAGAGGACAAAAAATAGGCGAAAAATTAATTAAAAAAGCTATCTTTGAAACAAAAAAACAATCTATTAATCAAATAAAAGTTATTACTCAAAAACATAATATAAGAGCATGTAACTTTTACAAAAAACAAGATTTTAAAATTGAAAAATTAGAATATATCTACCATATTTGGTCATAA
- a CDS encoding four helix bundle protein, giving the protein MEKGKSLVYDKAYLFAIRIVKAFQFLQNDKREFILSKQLLRSGTSIGANIAEANGAISQNDFSAKMLFAILKTTRINKQP; this is encoded by the coding sequence ATGGAAAAGGGAAAGAGTTTGGTTTATGATAAGGCATATCTTTTTGCTATTCGAATTGTAAAGGCATTTCAGTTTTTACAAAATGATAAACGAGAGTTTATTTTATCAAAGCAACTTCTTCGCTCTGGAACTTCCATAGGTGCAAATATTGCAGAAGCAAATGGAGCAATTTCACAAAATGATTTTTCTGCTAAAATGCTATTTGCTATCTTAAAGACAACAAGAATCAATAAACAGCCTTAA
- a CDS encoding OmpH family outer membrane protein produces the protein MKKIFLLLILFAFTASLQAQDVKIGYTSAYLILPHVPAYMKAQDSLKKTEAALTNQLMIKQNDFEAKYKKFEADRQSGDVIPVLLRTRANDLQKLQQEITQERELYSQELQKMQAALQTPILQKVKTAIEEVGKENGYTFILSSQDGMGQDNFLFSTDKIDITLLVLDKLGVKMTPEQLAAANAKLEADAIAAEKAAQN, from the coding sequence ATGAAAAAGATATTCCTTTTACTTATTTTATTTGCATTTACAGCTTCTCTACAAGCACAAGATGTGAAAATTGGTTATACAAGTGCTTATTTGATTTTGCCTCATGTTCCTGCTTATATGAAAGCACAAGATTCACTCAAAAAGACTGAAGCTGCGCTTACAAATCAGCTTATGATAAAGCAAAATGATTTTGAAGCAAAGTATAAAAAATTTGAAGCTGACCGTCAGTCTGGAGATGTAATTCCTGTTCTTTTACGAACTCGTGCAAACGATTTACAAAAATTGCAACAAGAGATTACTCAAGAGCGTGAGCTTTATAGCCAAGAGCTTCAAAAAATGCAAGCAGCATTACAAACTCCAATTCTTCAAAAAGTAAAAACGGCTATCGAAGAAGTAGGAAAAGAAAATGGTTATACATTTATTTTGAGTAGTCAAGATGGAATGGGACAAGATAATTTCTTATTCTCTACTGATAAAATTGATATTACACTTTTAGTTTTGGATAAATTAGGTGTGAAAATGACTCCAGAACAATTAGCTGCTGCAAATGCTAAATTAGAAGCTGATGCAATAGCTGCTGAAAAAGCTGCTCAAAATTAA
- a CDS encoding DNA cytosine methyltransferase has protein sequence MKSNYTIFETFVGAGGSHIGFKAQNFTSVYINDVNTDCMKTLLHNNPEIEKTAHIDTKSILDIDTENLLSNIKLKKNELDVMFGGIVCKGFSLAGERSPNDERNYFYHKQLELVDIVRPKISIIENVKAFLNGKVLSSETPQEIKDKVDDIWQKLENYKGQKAELRKKDKLTKEFEEEGKVLRKEKEQIVKEIKEKKYLIPVVEDIYKIYEQMGYKIKHKVLNTAWYGAATRRERVIIVAIRKDIDIEYDFPTPVYHSKEISTKLDFENIDKTQTFKKPITIGEVFSKIDYSDTEDTDNHSMNHSEKTVRRFKYIPEGGNITDVMEQLPNELKISSFYSRGNTMRLHMEKLAPTLVPGHSNFPVHPKEHRSITVREAAMISGFPIDYKFFGNHSKRCEHVGNAVPPPLSEALAKECSILLDKYYQPKQNKKDVEKLYQKVS, from the coding sequence ATGAAATCAAATTACACAATTTTCGAAACCTTTGTAGGTGCTGGTGGTTCTCATATAGGATTTAAAGCACAAAATTTTACTTCTGTTTATATAAATGATGTAAATACAGATTGTATGAAAACATTGTTACACAATAATCCAGAAATTGAAAAAACTGCTCATATTGATACCAAAAGTATTTTAGATATAGATACAGAAAATTTGCTCTCCAACATTAAACTCAAAAAAAATGAGTTAGATGTTATGTTTGGTGGAATTGTATGTAAAGGTTTTAGTTTGGCAGGGGAACGTTCTCCGAACGATGAGCGCAATTATTTTTATCATAAGCAATTAGAGTTAGTTGATATTGTCCGTCCCAAAATCAGCATTATCGAAAATGTAAAAGCTTTTTTAAATGGAAAAGTTTTGTCTAGTGAAACACCACAAGAAATAAAAGATAAAGTAGATGATATATGGCAAAAGTTAGAAAATTATAAAGGACAAAAAGCAGAATTAAGAAAAAAAGATAAACTAACTAAAGAATTTGAAGAAGAAGGAAAAGTATTGAGAAAAGAAAAAGAGCAAATTGTTAAAGAAATAAAAGAAAAAAAATATTTAATTCCTGTGGTAGAAGATATTTACAAAATTTATGAGCAAATGGGCTACAAAATAAAACATAAAGTATTAAATACGGCTTGGTATGGTGCAGCAACACGACGAGAAAGAGTAATTATTGTAGCTATTAGAAAGGATATAGATATTGAATATGATTTTCCTACTCCTGTTTATCATTCAAAAGAAATTTCTACCAAATTAGATTTTGAAAATATTGACAAAACACAAACTTTCAAAAAACCAATTACTATTGGAGAAGTATTCTCAAAAATAGATTATTCTGATACAGAAGATACAGACAATCATTCTATGAATCACTCTGAAAAAACAGTCAGACGTTTTAAATATATTCCAGAAGGAGGAAATATTACTGATGTGATGGAGCAATTACCAAACGAATTAAAAATTAGTAGTTTTTATTCTAGAGGAAATACAATGCGATTACACATGGAAAAATTAGCTCCTACTTTAGTTCCGGGGCATAGTAACTTTCCAGTTCATCCAAAAGAACATCGAAGTATAACAGTAAGAGAAGCTGCTATGATTTCGGGTTTCCCTATTGATTATAAATTTTTTGGAAATCACTCAAAAAGATGTGAGCATGTAGGAAATGCTGTTCCACCACCTTTATCAGAAGCACTTGCAAAAGAATGTTCTATATTACTAGACAAGTATTATCAACCAAAACAGAATAAAAAAGATGTAGAAAAATTATATCAAAAAGTAAGCTAA
- a CDS encoding RluA family pseudouridine synthase produces the protein MIPTKSALKKALKKNYITVNEKPATTATFINGGEIIILSIPKDENNNKPKREFIFPLKVLFEDEYLAIAHKPAGILVSGNAFKTVANALPQNLKPSNLEDVTIPQPVHRLDYGTTGALLVGKTASSIRALNKLFEDKEIDKTYYAVTIGKMKELEGIIKSEIDDKESQSNYKVIKSVISQRFEFLNLVKLYPKTGRRHQLRKHLASIGNPILGDKEYGIENLVLNGKGIYLHAYSLEFSHPFTKRNIFLEDELPQKFLKIFN, from the coding sequence TTGATTCCTACCAAATCAGCATTAAAAAAGGCATTGAAGAAAAATTATATTACAGTAAATGAAAAACCTGCCACGACGGCTACTTTTATAAATGGTGGCGAAATTATTATTTTATCAATTCCAAAAGATGAGAATAATAATAAACCAAAACGAGAATTTATTTTTCCTTTGAAAGTTCTTTTTGAAGATGAGTATTTGGCTATTGCTCACAAACCTGCTGGTATTTTGGTAAGTGGAAATGCTTTTAAAACGGTTGCAAATGCACTTCCTCAAAATTTAAAACCAAGTAATCTTGAAGATGTAACAATTCCACAACCTGTTCATCGTTTAGATTATGGCACAACAGGAGCTTTGCTTGTCGGAAAAACAGCTAGTAGTATTCGTGCTTTGAATAAATTATTTGAAGATAAGGAAATAGATAAAACCTATTATGCTGTTACGATAGGAAAAATGAAAGAGTTGGAAGGAATAATTAAATCAGAAATTGATGATAAAGAATCACAATCAAATTATAAAGTTATAAAATCTGTAATTTCTCAACGTTTTGAGTTTCTGAATTTGGTGAAATTATATCCAAAAACAGGAAGAAGACATCAACTTCGCAAACATTTAGCAAGCATAGGAAATCCTATTTTGGGAGATAAAGAATATGGAATAGAAAATCTTGTTTTGAATGGAAAAGGAATCTATTTACATGCTTATTCTTTAGAATTTAGTCATCCATTTACAAAAAGAAATATTTTTTTAGAAGATGAACTACCACAAAAATTCTTGAAAATATTTAATTAA
- a CDS encoding polyprenyl synthetase family protein has product MSLKRIQAPIQSEMHIFEQKFRDFMRSDVMLLDKITNYIVKSKGKQMRPMFVFLSAGMCSSTGTIGEVTYRGASLVELLHTATLVHDDVVDESNYRRGFFSINALWKNKVAVLVGDYLLSRGLLLSIDNGDFELLRIVSNAVREMSEGELLQIEKSRKLDITEEVYFEIIRQKTATLISACCGVGASSAGADKATVDLMKDFGEKIGIAFQIKDDLFDYGTAEVGKPLGIDIKERKMTLPLIYALKNASDKDRKHIIYLVKNKNHKADKINEVIEFVRKSGGIDYTKTVMQNYYKEAIEMLHIFPESEHKMSLMELVKYAIEREK; this is encoded by the coding sequence ATGAGCCTAAAACGCATACAAGCACCCATTCAATCTGAAATGCACATCTTTGAACAAAAGTTTAGGGATTTTATGCGCTCTGATGTGATGCTTTTAGACAAAATAACAAATTATATTGTCAAAAGTAAAGGAAAACAAATGCGTCCCATGTTTGTGTTTCTTTCGGCTGGAATGTGTTCTTCAACTGGAACTATTGGAGAAGTTACTTATCGGGGAGCTTCTTTGGTGGAGCTTTTACATACAGCTACGCTTGTACATGATGATGTGGTAGATGAATCAAATTACCGACGTGGTTTTTTTTCTATCAATGCACTTTGGAAAAATAAAGTAGCTGTTTTGGTAGGCGATTATTTGCTTTCTCGTGGTCTTTTGTTATCGATTGATAATGGCGATTTTGAACTTTTACGTATCGTTTCAAATGCTGTTAGAGAAATGAGTGAAGGAGAATTATTACAAATTGAAAAATCAAGAAAGTTAGACATTACAGAAGAGGTTTATTTTGAAATAATTAGACAAAAAACGGCTACACTTATTTCTGCTTGTTGTGGTGTGGGTGCATCTTCGGCTGGTGCAGATAAGGCAACAGTTGATTTAATGAAGGATTTTGGAGAAAAAATAGGAATTGCTTTTCAGATAAAAGATGACTTATTTGATTACGGAACTGCCGAAGTAGGAAAGCCTTTAGGAATTGATATAAAAGAACGAAAAATGACTTTGCCTTTGATTTATGCACTAAAAAATGCCTCAGATAAAGATAGAAAACACATTATTTATTTGGTTAAAAATAAAAATCATAAAGCCGATAAAATAAATGAAGTAATAGAATTTGTAAGAAAATCTGGAGGAATAGATTATACCAAAACTGTGATGCAAAATTATTACAAAGAAGCAATAGAAATGCTACACATTTTTCCAGAATCTGAACACAAAATGTCGCTTATGGAACTTGTCAAATATGCGATTGAGAGAGAGAAGTAA
- a CDS encoding M13 family metallopeptidase has product MKHSIYKIGAVTLGLTIGLGLTSCNEPQKTTAETTETTETEEATNKKPTDYLAIDLANFDTTVRPQDDFFMFVNGSWLKNNPIPASETRWTSFSEILEKNREILKRVAENAAANTSASPTSAEGQVAAFYKSGTNEQKREELGMKPMEIHLEAINKATTLEEFLKVSADQKAVAGGLFSVYVTADEKNSSTNALYMNQGGTSLPKAYYETSDLKEKFAAFEKHVANMFVLMGETPEVAATKAKNVVAIETELAKVSRTPAERRDSEKNYNKMTFAELQKLSPNVDWKKHLSDIGVQNIETVENVILGTPEFFTGLSKTLKNNSLDALKDYQKYHLAGSFSSFLNKDFEKEDFDFYNKTMRGQNEMQERWKLVLNVIDRSIGHSLGQLYVKEAFSPKAKERAEVMIQDVRASFEDHIKGLEWMGEDTKKQALAKLSSITTKIGYPDAWKTYEGLELSEDNYAQNFMNASKWWQKDNLSKLGKPVDKSEWHMTPSTVNAYYNPTSNEIVFPAGILQPPFFSEYADDAVNYGGIGAVIGHEISHGFDDQGSQYDAEGNMNNWWTDTDKSQFKEKTTSLVAQYSEYTVLDDIKVKGDATLGENIADLGGMAVAYDALKKAWARDGKPEQEDNLTPEQRFFVSWAQIWRVNFTDDELRNRIETDYHSPGMFRANGPLSNFNPFFEAFDVKEGDKMRREDQIVIW; this is encoded by the coding sequence ATGAAACATTCTATCTACAAAATTGGAGCTGTTACGCTTGGTCTGACCATCGGATTAGGTTTGACTTCTTGCAATGAGCCTCAAAAAACTACTGCTGAAACAACCGAAACTACCGAAACCGAAGAAGCAACAAATAAAAAACCAACAGATTATTTAGCTATTGATTTGGCTAACTTTGATACAACTGTTCGCCCTCAAGATGACTTTTTCATGTTTGTTAATGGTAGTTGGTTAAAAAATAATCCTATTCCTGCTTCTGAAACTCGCTGGACAAGTTTTAGTGAAATTTTAGAAAAAAATAGAGAGATTTTGAAGCGTGTTGCTGAAAACGCAGCAGCAAATACATCAGCTTCTCCTACTTCTGCTGAAGGACAAGTAGCTGCTTTTTACAAAAGTGGTACAAACGAACAAAAACGTGAAGAATTGGGAATGAAACCAATGGAAATTCACTTAGAAGCAATCAATAAGGCAACTACTTTAGAAGAGTTTTTGAAAGTTTCGGCTGACCAAAAAGCTGTTGCTGGTGGTTTATTTAGTGTTTATGTAACGGCTGACGAAAAAAATAGCTCTACAAATGCGCTTTATATGAATCAAGGAGGAACTTCACTTCCAAAAGCATATTATGAAACTTCAGACCTTAAAGAAAAATTTGCAGCTTTTGAAAAGCATGTTGCTAATATGTTCGTTTTGATGGGCGAAACTCCAGAAGTAGCTGCAACAAAAGCCAAAAATGTAGTTGCTATCGAAACTGAACTTGCTAAAGTTTCTCGTACACCAGCAGAACGCAGAGATTCAGAAAAGAATTATAATAAAATGACTTTTGCAGAGCTTCAAAAGCTTTCTCCAAATGTAGATTGGAAAAAACACCTGTCTGATATTGGCGTACAAAATATTGAAACTGTAGAAAATGTTATCTTAGGAACTCCTGAATTCTTTACAGGATTGAGCAAAACATTGAAAAATAATTCTTTAGATGCACTTAAAGATTATCAAAAATATCACCTTGCTGGGAGTTTTTCTAGTTTCTTAAATAAAGATTTTGAGAAAGAAGATTTTGATTTTTACAACAAAACAATGCGTGGACAAAATGAAATGCAAGAGCGTTGGAAACTTGTCTTGAATGTAATTGATAGAAGTATTGGGCATTCTTTGGGACAACTTTATGTAAAAGAAGCATTTAGTCCAAAGGCAAAAGAACGTGCTGAAGTGATGATACAAGATGTGCGTGCAAGTTTTGAAGACCACATCAAAGGTTTGGAATGGATGGGTGAAGACACTAAAAAACAAGCTCTAGCAAAACTTTCTTCTATTACTACAAAAATTGGTTATCCTGATGCTTGGAAAACGTATGAAGGTCTTGAGCTTTCAGAAGATAATTATGCTCAAAACTTCATGAATGCAAGTAAATGGTGGCAAAAAGATAATTTATCAAAATTGGGTAAGCCTGTTGATAAATCAGAATGGCACATGACTCCTTCTACTGTAAATGCCTATTACAATCCTACAAGCAATGAAATTGTATTCCCTGCTGGAATTCTTCAACCACCTTTCTTTAGCGAGTATGCTGATGATGCTGTTAATTATGGTGGAATTGGTGCTGTTATCGGACACGAAATTTCTCACGGTTTTGATGACCAAGGGAGTCAGTATGATGCAGAAGGAAATATGAATAACTGGTGGACAGACACTGACAAATCACAATTTAAAGAAAAAACAACTTCGCTTGTAGCTCAATATAGTGAGTACACAGTTTTGGATGATATTAAAGTGAAAGGTGATGCTACTTTGGGTGAAAATATTGCTGATTTGGGTGGAATGGCTGTTGCTTATGATGCACTCAAAAAAGCTTGGGCTAGAGATGGCAAACCAGAACAAGAAGATAATTTAACTCCAGAACAACGTTTCTTTGTAAGTTGGGCGCAAATTTGGCGTGTAAACTTTACAGATGATGAGCTTCGTAATCGTATCGAAACAGATTATCACTCTCCTGGAATGTTCCGTGCAAATGGTCCTTTGAGTAATTTTAATCCTTTCTTTGAAGCATTTGATGTAAAAGAAGGAGACAAAATGCGTAGAGAAGACCAAATTGTTATTTGGTAA
- the rffA gene encoding dTDP-4-amino-4,6-dideoxygalactose transaminase has protein sequence MKSIPFNKPYMTGKETEYIRQSVESGKISGDGIFTKKSHEFFEQKYGFKKCLLTTSCTDALEMAALLIDLKPDDEVIMPSYTFVSTSNAFVLRGAKIIFADSEKETPNIDADKIEELITEKTKAIVVVHYAGMACDMDKIMAIAEKYNLFVIEDAAQAVDSFYNGKPLGSIGHLATFSFHETKNIISGEGGMLIINDDRFIKRAEIIREKGTNRSAFFRGEIDKYGWVDIGSSFLPSDIIAAFLFAQLENLDDIQKRRKYIWNKYYQGLKELDEKGFVKIPKTPNYATNNAHMFYLVCKNIEERSALISHLKENNINAVFHYLSLHKSPFYQDKHDGKELPNCDKYANCLVRLPFYYELTEEQIDKIIKIIIEFCTKK, from the coding sequence ATGAAATCAATTCCTTTCAACAAGCCTTACATGACAGGCAAAGAAACAGAGTACATTCGCCAGTCAGTAGAATCAGGGAAAATCTCTGGTGATGGTATTTTTACCAAAAAAAGCCATGAGTTTTTCGAACAAAAATATGGTTTTAAAAAATGTTTATTGACTACTTCGTGTACAGATGCACTTGAAATGGCTGCACTTCTTATTGATTTGAAACCTGATGATGAGGTAATTATGCCTTCTTATACTTTTGTTTCTACTTCAAATGCTTTTGTTTTGCGTGGTGCAAAAATCATTTTTGCTGATAGCGAAAAAGAAACACCAAATATTGATGCTGACAAAATAGAAGAACTAATTACTGAAAAAACTAAAGCAATTGTAGTAGTTCATTATGCAGGTATGGCTTGTGATATGGACAAAATTATGGCGATTGCAGAAAAGTATAATTTATTTGTAATTGAAGATGCAGCACAAGCAGTAGATAGTTTTTATAATGGAAAACCTTTGGGAAGTATCGGACACTTGGCTACTTTTTCATTTCACGAAACCAAAAATATTATTTCTGGAGAAGGTGGAATGTTGATAATCAATGATGATAGATTTATCAAACGTGCAGAAATTATTAGAGAAAAAGGAACAAATCGTTCTGCTTTTTTTAGAGGAGAAATTGATAAATATGGTTGGGTAGATATTGGTTCTTCTTTTTTACCTTCTGATATTATTGCAGCTTTTTTGTTTGCTCAATTAGAAAATCTGGATGATATACAAAAACGTAGAAAATATATTTGGAATAAATATTATCAAGGATTAAAAGAATTAGACGAAAAAGGATTTGTCAAAATCCCCAAAACACCTAATTATGCAACAAATAATGCACACATGTTTTATTTGGTTTGTAAGAATATTGAGGAACGTTCAGCTCTTATTTCACATCTAAAAGAAAATAATATAAATGCTGTTTTTCATTATTTATCTTTACATAAATCGCCATTTTATCAAGACAAACATGATGGAAAAGAGCTTCCAAATTGTGATAAGTATGCTAATTGTTTGGTTCGTTTGCCTTTTTATTATGAACTTACAGAAGAGCAAATTGATAAAATAATTAAAATCATTATTGAATTTTGTACTAAAAAATAA